A single genomic interval of Campylobacter concisus harbors:
- a CDS encoding Tfp pilus assembly protein FimT/FimU produces MHKNKGFTVIELIFVIIAVGILAAMIIPRLEINGAREAATQMLTHIRYAQHLAMQDDKFVHSENEKFWFKMRWGIAINDTSLQECSVDEPGVKSWKYSIFYDKRGSGNKFSGNLNSKEEVAIDTQKSNKFLSAGWRGIPQSYCNKINTDLNIEKKYGIKSVKFVGSCGKGKMQTIDFDELGRPMRVVSVTNNKGAKRPYSRLLKGNCKIVLTDKNNNVASINIEKRSGYAYIN; encoded by the coding sequence ATGCATAAAAATAAGGGTTTTACTGTAATAGAGCTTATATTTGTAATCATTGCCGTTGGCATACTTGCAGCAATGATCATACCAAGGCTAGAAATAAATGGAGCTAGAGAGGCAGCTACACAGATGCTAACGCATATAAGGTACGCCCAGCACCTTGCCATGCAAGATGATAAATTTGTACATTCAGAAAATGAAAAATTTTGGTTTAAAATGAGATGGGGGATAGCTATTAATGACACTAGTTTGCAAGAGTGCTCTGTAGATGAGCCTGGGGTTAAATCTTGGAAGTATAGTATTTTCTATGATAAAAGAGGTAGTGGTAATAAATTTAGTGGTAACTTAAATTCCAAAGAAGAGGTTGCCATCGATACACAAAAATCAAACAAATTCTTAAGTGCGGGCTGGAGAGGCATTCCTCAGTCCTATTGCAATAAAATTAATACAGATTTAAATATCGAGAAAAAATATGGCATAAAATCAGTTAAATTTGTCGGTAGTTGCGGAAAAGGCAAAATGCAAACCATTGATTTTGACGAATTAGGTAGGCCTATGAGAGTGGTAAGTGTTACTAACAATAAAGGAGCAAAAAGGCCTTATTCAAGACTATTGAAAGGCAATTGCAAGATAGTTTTAACAGATAAAAATAACAATGTAGCCTCTATAAATATAGAAAAAAGAAGTGGATACGCATATATAAACTAA
- a CDS encoding glycosyltransferase family 39 protein translates to MLDKFREFVGHHVAFSVFLICLIDCIFLLYTANSLSISYSEAEIFFNKQNFLSHVLNLSVQIFGQTDLALRSVMIAFHVISVVLMYKISKFYIKLEFDRLIAVLLFILLPGTIASALIVNNAGLCVMLALLCIYFFHIKNKILFVAFFCLSFFIDGDFLIFYAGFFIFSLYKRRPPLAWLSAILFLLTLYFFGFDTNGRPSGHFIDTFGIFAAVFSPFIFIFFVYTIYRIWVKEKKDLLWFIAICSFCFCMIVSVRQRLELEQFLPFCVIATPLMVRVFFNSYRVRLPKFRKGYKICTTLVMLFLALNWSMIVFNQIFYLFLDNPTKHFVYKFDVVKELAAKLKEAKIKDLCTDNKKLALRLKFYGIDVRDESKNLLVSADLDGKSKFCIEKMGKVIANFDVRGR, encoded by the coding sequence TTGCTAGATAAATTTAGAGAATTTGTTGGACATCACGTCGCCTTTAGCGTATTTTTGATATGTTTGATTGATTGTATATTTTTACTTTATACGGCAAATTCTCTTAGCATAAGTTACAGTGAAGCTGAAATTTTTTTTAATAAACAAAATTTTCTTAGCCATGTTTTAAACTTAAGTGTTCAAATTTTTGGTCAAACAGATCTTGCTTTAAGATCCGTGATGATCGCTTTTCATGTAATAAGTGTCGTTTTAATGTATAAGATAAGCAAATTTTACATTAAATTGGAGTTTGATAGACTTATTGCGGTATTGCTTTTTATCTTACTTCCTGGCACTATAGCTTCAGCTCTTATCGTCAATAATGCTGGGCTTTGCGTTATGCTGGCGCTCCTATGTATATACTTTTTTCATATTAAAAATAAAATTTTATTTGTAGCATTTTTTTGCCTTTCTTTTTTTATAGATGGCGATTTTTTGATATTTTACGCAGGATTTTTTATATTTTCACTTTATAAAAGAAGGCCTCCGCTTGCTTGGCTAAGTGCTATTTTGTTTTTGCTAACACTTTACTTTTTTGGTTTTGATACAAATGGTAGGCCAAGTGGGCACTTTATCGATACTTTTGGTATCTTTGCCGCTGTTTTTTCGCCGTTTATTTTTATCTTTTTTGTCTATACGATTTATAGAATTTGGGTAAAAGAGAAAAAAGATCTTTTATGGTTTATTGCGATTTGCTCATTTTGCTTTTGTATGATAGTCTCAGTGCGCCAAAGGCTGGAGCTTGAGCAGTTCTTACCATTTTGCGTGATCGCAACGCCACTTATGGTAAGAGTATTTTTTAATTCGTATCGTGTAAGATTGCCAAAATTTAGAAAAGGCTATAAAATTTGCACGACCTTAGTGATGCTTTTTTTAGCCTTAAACTGGTCGATGATCGTATTTAATCAAATTTTTTACCTATTTTTAGATAACCCAACAAAGCATTTTGTCTATAAATTTGATGTTGTAAAAGAGCTTGCTGCTAAATTAAAAGAAGCGAAAATTAAGGATTTATGCACTGATAATAAAAAGCTTGCATTAAGACTTAAATTTTATGGTATAGATGTAAGAGATGAGTCTAAAAATTTATTAGTAAGCGCCGATCTAGATGGAAAATCAAAATTTTGCATAGAAAAAATGGGAAAAGTAATTGCAAATTTTGACGTAAGAGGCAGGTAG
- a CDS encoding phosphoribosyltransferase: MIFYSYDEFAVDTKKMAKQIKDEFDPDVILAVARGGLTLGHSLAVALNNRNLFTLNSIHYEDTNKLDTINIFNVPDLSKYTKILLVDDIIDSGESMVEIKRELLKRYPNLDIKIATVFYKEKALLLPEFKVKEAHDWIEFFWDIHI; the protein is encoded by the coding sequence ATGATATTTTATAGCTACGATGAATTTGCTGTTGATACTAAAAAGATGGCAAAACAGATAAAAGATGAGTTTGATCCAGATGTGATACTAGCTGTGGCAAGAGGCGGTCTAACGCTTGGCCACTCGCTAGCTGTTGCGCTTAATAATAGAAATTTATTTACCCTAAATTCTATCCATTATGAAGATACAAATAAGCTTGATACGATTAATATCTTTAACGTGCCAGATCTTAGCAAATACACTAAAATTTTGCTCGTCGATGACATCATCGATAGTGGAGAGAGCATGGTCGAGATAAAAAGAGAGCTGCTTAAACGTTATCCAAATTTAGATATAAAAATAGCGACCGTCTTTTATAAAGAGAAGGCTCTGCTTTTGCCAGAATTTAAGGTAAAAGAGGCTCACGATTGGATTGAGTTTTTTTGGGATATACATATTTAA
- a CDS encoding NCS2 family permease: protein MKFFDLAQNKTSVKQEFGAGLTTFLAMMYIVPVNAIIMSKTGMPYEALITATALITIFSTVLNGLWANTPVAMSVGMGLNAYFTFGLCIGMKVPWQTALGVVFLSGVIFVVLSFTNFRMWIIRSIPLDLRRAISAGIGTFISFVAFQQMGFIVNSDAVLVGIGNFKDPNVLLGVLGLFLVICFWAWKIKGAFILAVLATSVIAWVLGIAPHPTEIFSTPASISPIFLELDIKGALSLALLPVVITFFVTDLFDSIGTLAGVGTRAGIFDENKKDGVVKLEKTLEADAIATAAGSLVGVSTTTSFVESASGVEEGGRTGLTAVFCGLLFILTLFMLPLFKAIPGNAIYPILVMVGVLMFAELASINFKDPAIAVATFFIVVLIPLTYSITNGLAFGFMSYVIVKLIKREFSDINLGVVVLALISFIVFLVH from the coding sequence GTGAAATTTTTTGACTTAGCACAAAATAAAACAAGTGTGAAGCAGGAATTTGGAGCGGGACTTACGACGTTTTTAGCGATGATGTATATTGTGCCGGTAAATGCGATCATTATGAGCAAAACTGGCATGCCTTATGAGGCACTCATCACTGCAACAGCGCTAATTACCATATTTTCTACTGTATTAAATGGTCTTTGGGCGAACACGCCAGTTGCGATGAGCGTTGGCATGGGGCTTAATGCTTATTTTACATTTGGTCTTTGCATCGGCATGAAAGTACCTTGGCAAACGGCTCTTGGCGTTGTTTTCTTAAGCGGCGTAATATTTGTCGTCTTGTCTTTTACAAATTTTAGAATGTGGATAATAAGATCTATCCCGCTTGATCTAAGAAGAGCGATAAGCGCTGGCATAGGCACCTTTATCAGCTTTGTGGCATTTCAACAAATGGGCTTTATCGTAAATAGCGACGCAGTTTTGGTTGGCATAGGAAATTTCAAAGATCCAAACGTACTTCTTGGTGTTTTGGGATTATTTTTAGTTATTTGCTTTTGGGCGTGGAAGATAAAGGGCGCGTTTATCCTAGCTGTGCTTGCTACTTCAGTGATAGCTTGGGTGCTTGGTATCGCTCCTCATCCAACAGAAATTTTCTCAACTCCGGCTTCTATCTCTCCGATATTTTTAGAGCTTGATATAAAAGGTGCGCTTAGTCTAGCATTGCTTCCAGTTGTTATCACATTTTTTGTGACCGATCTTTTTGACTCTATAGGCACGCTAGCTGGTGTAGGCACGAGGGCTGGAATTTTTGATGAAAACAAAAAAGATGGCGTCGTAAAACTTGAAAAAACTCTTGAAGCCGACGCTATTGCTACGGCGGCTGGCTCACTTGTAGGTGTAAGTACGACTACATCGTTTGTAGAGAGTGCTAGTGGTGTAGAAGAGGGCGGTAGAACCGGTCTAACGGCTGTATTTTGCGGACTTTTGTTTATACTTACACTCTTTATGTTGCCGCTTTTTAAAGCTATCCCTGGCAATGCCATCTATCCGATCCTTGTAATGGTTGGCGTGCTTATGTTTGCTGAGCTTGCTAGTATAAATTTTAAAGATCCAGCCATTGCAGTTGCGACATTTTTTATAGTTGTGCTCATTCCGCTTACTTACTCGATCACAAACGGCCTTGCATTTGGTTTTATGTCATACGTCATAGTTAAACTCATAAAGAGAGAATTTAGCGATATAAATTTAGGCGTAGTCGTGCTAGCGCTCATTAGTTTTATCGTATTTTTAGTGCATTGA
- the mqnE gene encoding aminofutalosine synthase MqnE: MMNLLQKLESGERLSKQEAFSLYELDLFTLAKFADKKRRKLHGNKVFFNVNRHINPTNICADICKFCAFSAHRKNPNPYLMSHEEILKIVDESVSHGVKEIHIVSAHNAKSGWQWYLEIFKKIKAAHPELHVKAMTAAEIDFLSRHYGLSYDEVIEKMLEYGVDSMPGGGAEIFDEEVRAKICKGKVSSENWLKIHKMWHDKGKQSNATMLFGHIESRDNRIDHMLRIRDLQDETGGFNAFIPLVYQRENNYLKDVKFLGSAEILKTLAISRLVLDNVPHIKAYWATSTLNLAMIAQEFGADDLDGTIEKESIQSAAGANSANGVTLKTFCDLIKTSGFTPVERDSLYNELKIY; the protein is encoded by the coding sequence ATAATGAATCTATTACAAAAACTAGAAAGTGGCGAGAGATTAAGCAAGCAAGAGGCTTTTTCACTTTATGAGCTTGATCTTTTTACCTTGGCTAAATTTGCCGATAAAAAACGTAGAAAACTGCATGGCAACAAGGTCTTTTTTAATGTAAATCGCCATATCAATCCAACAAATATATGTGCTGATATCTGTAAATTTTGCGCATTTTCGGCTCACAGAAAAAATCCAAATCCATACTTAATGAGCCACGAAGAAATTTTAAAGATCGTTGATGAGAGCGTGAGTCACGGAGTAAAAGAGATACACATCGTATCAGCTCACAACGCAAAAAGTGGCTGGCAGTGGTACTTAGAAATTTTTAAAAAGATAAAGGCAGCCCATCCAGAGCTTCATGTAAAAGCGATGACGGCAGCTGAGATCGACTTTTTATCAAGACATTACGGCTTAAGCTATGATGAGGTGATAGAGAAGATGCTCGAATACGGCGTCGATAGCATGCCAGGCGGCGGGGCTGAAATTTTTGATGAAGAGGTCAGGGCTAAAATTTGCAAAGGCAAAGTAAGTAGCGAAAACTGGCTAAAGATCCATAAAATGTGGCACGATAAAGGCAAGCAGAGCAATGCAACGATGCTTTTTGGTCACATAGAAAGCCGCGATAACAGGATCGATCACATGCTAAGGATCAGGGATTTGCAGGATGAAACTGGCGGTTTTAACGCATTTATACCGCTAGTTTATCAAAGAGAAAATAACTACCTAAAAGATGTGAAATTTCTAGGATCAGCTGAAATTTTAAAGACTCTGGCGATCTCACGTCTTGTGCTAGATAATGTTCCACATATCAAAGCTTACTGGGCCACTTCGACGCTAAATTTAGCGATGATCGCTCAGGAATTTGGCGCTGATGATCTTGATGGCACGATAGAAAAAGAGAGCATCCAAAGTGCAGCTGGCGCAAATAGCGCAAATGGCGTTACACTAAAGACATTTTGCGATCTTATTAAAACATCTGGTTTTACGCCGGTTGAGCGTGATAGCTTATATAACGAACTTAAAATTTACTAA
- a CDS encoding HD domain-containing protein: MLSDKSTKNSNNYLKIKEKFLDFKANLPKHFQKNQGRNFTNFLAKEYDDFIKSYLNETMREFFDEFVPQNDSFAFSVLATGKYAQTLLSANSELEILLVYKNLKGYNIKNFLKEFSEILSSSGINFYIKSVEIDEIFTNYKDDLKFKSETSQVRYICGSKSLYRLVKSEIVKLKEFDKKAFLNYHLKAFLPFSSISYLAQEPNLKSGFGGIDEIYHLNCILNCLDSDVSVRSQALKVMNEKEIASFNLNVDFLLSLLTTLNLTQNSDTFSASSVEITTNFMQTKSKKLQDNESVISQKMLSSMNNVAIYSRFIVASLCRPFFKSELSFEQRKFARLKNGFYEVNGVIYVPLHKKPALIEDLIKELLELKDVDYKFDISAIFYIKRAIITKSGLEHAISEFKKIFLRENSYAILKSLLDAQMIQILIKPMEHISQLAQYDGYHEFTVDEHSILSVKFLENIKDKFIKNLYTELCLEGKTMLKIVTLMHDVGKGLGKDHANIGANIFRAYANKLNLSQKAVNIGVTLVKYHTLMSNVSNREDIYSQRVIFAFISKLGDKQVLKLLYILSYCVINATNERLYNAYTAKLLRELYEISLSAFSDENLLDEATRRVKKEQSIKRNSEFLALESSLQEKIFKITSNLVFIKYSASEIINLSKVADSLNETEIFINNTKNLSIQIYTNKSLNLSALLYEFAKFDLAYMEIFELFEKKFYIRLDFNQNVKKEELEITKNLALKSLNSEVLKEPLKPNINKDEINFELNHSKDYAKLSINAKDQRGLMAYVMSVFDRLHFQVTSARIQTVKNRTRNLFLIEKNERLESKGEEILNLLISE, from the coding sequence ATGCTGTCTGATAAAAGTACCAAAAATAGCAACAATTATTTAAAAATCAAAGAGAAATTTCTTGATTTTAAGGCAAATTTGCCAAAACATTTTCAAAAAAATCAAGGCAGAAATTTCACAAATTTCTTAGCCAAAGAGTATGATGATTTTATAAAATCTTATTTAAATGAAACTATGCGAGAATTTTTTGATGAGTTTGTGCCACAAAATGACAGCTTTGCTTTTAGCGTTCTAGCCACTGGCAAATACGCTCAAACGTTACTTAGTGCAAATAGTGAGCTTGAAATTTTGCTAGTTTATAAAAATTTAAAGGGCTATAACATAAAGAATTTCTTAAAAGAATTTAGCGAAATTTTAAGTAGCTCTGGAATAAATTTTTATATAAAAAGTGTTGAAATAGATGAAATTTTTACAAATTACAAAGACGATCTCAAATTTAAAAGCGAAACATCGCAAGTCCGATATATCTGTGGTTCAAAAAGTCTCTACCGCTTAGTAAAAAGCGAGATCGTAAAATTAAAAGAATTTGATAAAAAAGCCTTTTTAAACTACCATTTAAAGGCGTTTTTGCCATTTTCTAGTATAAGCTACTTGGCACAAGAGCCAAATTTAAAAAGTGGCTTTGGCGGGATAGATGAAATTTATCACCTAAACTGCATACTAAACTGCCTAGATAGCGACGTTTCGGTTAGATCACAAGCCCTAAAAGTGATGAATGAAAAAGAGATCGCTAGTTTTAACCTAAATGTGGACTTTTTACTAAGCCTACTAACCACCTTAAATTTAACGCAAAATTCTGATACTTTTAGCGCTTCAAGCGTTGAAATCACGACAAATTTCATGCAGACAAAGTCCAAAAAACTCCAAGACAACGAGAGCGTTATCAGCCAAAAAATGCTAAGCTCGATGAATAATGTTGCTATTTATTCAAGGTTTATCGTCGCTTCTCTTTGCAGGCCATTTTTCAAAAGCGAGCTAAGTTTTGAGCAGAGAAAATTTGCTAGGCTAAAAAATGGCTTTTACGAAGTAAATGGCGTCATCTACGTGCCACTTCACAAAAAGCCAGCCCTTATCGAAGATCTCATAAAAGAGCTTTTAGAGCTAAAAGATGTGGACTATAAATTTGATATAAGTGCTATCTTTTACATCAAGCGAGCCATCATCACAAAAAGTGGCTTAGAGCACGCTATAAGCGAGTTTAAGAAGATATTTTTAAGAGAAAATTCCTACGCTATTTTAAAGTCCTTACTCGATGCGCAGATGATACAAATTTTGATAAAACCCATGGAGCACATCAGCCAGCTAGCTCAGTATGACGGCTATCACGAATTTACGGTTGATGAGCATAGTATTTTAAGTGTAAAATTTCTTGAAAATATAAAAGATAAATTCATAAAAAATCTCTACACCGAGCTTTGCTTGGAGGGCAAGACGATGCTAAAGATTGTGACCTTAATGCACGACGTTGGCAAGGGGCTTGGTAAAGACCACGCAAATATCGGCGCAAATATCTTTAGAGCCTATGCAAACAAGCTAAATTTAAGCCAAAAAGCCGTAAATATTGGTGTTACGCTCGTAAAATACCACACCCTAATGAGCAACGTCTCAAACAGAGAGGACATTTATTCGCAACGCGTTATATTTGCTTTTATCTCAAAGCTTGGCGACAAGCAGGTTTTAAAACTACTTTACATCCTTAGCTACTGCGTGATAAACGCGACAAATGAGAGACTTTATAACGCCTATACTGCAAAGCTTTTAAGGGAACTTTATGAAATTTCTCTTAGTGCATTTAGCGATGAAAATTTACTTGATGAAGCGACAAGGCGCGTAAAAAAAGAGCAGTCTATAAAACGAAATAGTGAGTTTTTGGCGCTTGAATCAAGCCTGCAAGAGAAAATTTTTAAAATCACATCAAATCTTGTCTTTATAAAATATAGCGCGAGCGAGATCATAAATTTAAGCAAAGTGGCTGATAGCCTAAACGAAACCGAAATTTTCATAAACAATACTAAAAATTTAAGCATTCAAATTTATACAAACAAGAGCCTAAATTTAAGCGCCCTGCTCTATGAATTTGCCAAATTTGACCTTGCATACATGGAAATTTTTGAGCTATTTGAGAAGAAATTTTATATCAGGCTTGATTTTAACCAAAATGTTAAAAAAGAGGAGCTTGAAATTACTAAAAATTTAGCTCTAAAATCCTTAAATAGCGAGGTTTTAAAAGAGCCTTTGAAACCAAACATTAACAAAGATGAGATAAACTTCGAGCTAAATCACTCAAAAGATTACGCCAAACTTAGTATCAACGCAAAAGATCAGCGCGGGCTAATGGCTTATGTGATGAGTGTTTTTGACAGGCTTCATTTTCAAGTCACGAGTGCTAGAATTCAGACGGTTAAAAATAGAACGAGAAATCTCTTTTTGATCGAGAAAAACGAGCGACTTGAGAGCAAAGGCGAAGAGATATTAAATTTATTAATAAGCGAGTAA
- the glmS gene encoding glutamine--fructose-6-phosphate transaminase (isomerizing) has protein sequence MCGIVGYIGDKEKKEVILSGLKELEYRGYDSAGMAVMSDGKIDFFKAVGKLENLALKTKDFTSTGFGVAIGHTRWATHGKPTEINAHPHLGEHSFVVHNGIIENYKELKDELEAKGVKFVSQTDTEVIVHLFEEILKEKKDPFKAYEATIAKLRGAYATLLITKTAPDKIFFAKDAAPMAIGKSDKKELYFASSDAPLIGNATEVAYLDDNNYGYVSLDEIAVFKHGKKASITFNALPKDKSYAQKEGYTFFMEKEIYEQGAVVSETIMGRVKNHKVTLENLDDEYLKGIDDVVLCACGTSYHAALTASYLFERLAKVRTKVEVASEFRYRKPYLNKNSLFIVISQSGETADTLEALRIAKEAGLRTLAICNVDNSSIVRLADNTLLTRAGIEKGVASTKAFATQIIVLWMLVLQMAAAKESVSKKELDHEIKTLLHIPQILNINNSLQEKLHRLSKHYLHGHGFFFIGRDIFYPLALEGALKLKEISYLHAEGYPSGEMKHGPIALADEKLFTIALMPQNLLYEKTKSNVEELAARDAYILAISPLEFELSDDYVKTSAQDHYMSEFFEMMLVLQLLALEISVRLGNNVDMPRNLAKSVTVE, from the coding sequence ATGTGTGGAATCGTAGGATACATCGGAGATAAAGAGAAAAAAGAGGTCATTTTAAGCGGTCTAAAAGAGCTTGAGTATCGCGGATACGACAGCGCTGGCATGGCTGTGATGAGTGATGGCAAGATCGACTTTTTTAAGGCGGTCGGCAAGCTTGAAAATTTAGCCCTAAAGACAAAGGACTTTACATCAACTGGCTTTGGTGTGGCGATAGGTCACACACGCTGGGCGACGCATGGCAAACCAACTGAGATAAACGCTCACCCGCACCTTGGCGAGCACTCATTTGTCGTTCACAATGGCATCATCGAAAACTACAAAGAGCTTAAAGATGAGCTTGAAGCAAAGGGCGTGAAATTTGTCAGCCAAACCGATACTGAGGTGATCGTGCATCTTTTTGAAGAAATTTTAAAAGAGAAAAAAGACCCATTTAAAGCTTACGAGGCGACTATCGCAAAGCTAAGAGGCGCATATGCGACGCTACTTATCACTAAAACTGCACCTGATAAGATATTTTTCGCAAAAGATGCCGCTCCTATGGCGATAGGCAAAAGCGACAAAAAAGAGCTATATTTTGCCTCATCAGATGCCCCACTTATCGGTAACGCAACCGAAGTTGCCTACTTAGATGATAACAACTACGGCTACGTGAGCTTAGATGAGATAGCTGTTTTTAAACACGGCAAAAAAGCTAGCATAACATTTAACGCACTGCCGAAAGATAAGAGCTATGCCCAAAAAGAGGGTTATACATTTTTTATGGAGAAAGAAATTTACGAGCAAGGCGCAGTCGTGTCTGAAACCATCATGGGTAGAGTTAAAAACCACAAAGTCACCCTTGAAAATTTAGACGATGAATATCTAAAAGGCATCGATGATGTCGTGCTTTGTGCGTGCGGTACGAGCTACCATGCAGCGCTAACCGCAAGCTATCTCTTTGAAAGGCTTGCCAAAGTTAGAACAAAGGTTGAAGTAGCAAGCGAATTTAGATATAGAAAGCCTTATCTAAACAAAAACTCACTCTTCATCGTCATCTCGCAAAGTGGCGAGACAGCCGACACTCTTGAAGCACTTAGGATAGCTAAAGAGGCTGGGCTTAGAACGCTTGCGATTTGCAACGTCGATAACTCATCTATCGTTAGACTAGCTGACAATACGCTTCTAACTCGTGCTGGCATCGAAAAAGGTGTGGCGAGCACAAAAGCTTTCGCAACGCAAATCATCGTGCTTTGGATGCTTGTGCTTCAAATGGCGGCAGCAAAAGAGTCTGTCAGCAAAAAAGAGCTTGATCACGAGATCAAAACGCTTCTTCACATCCCACAAATTTTAAATATCAATAACTCTCTTCAAGAGAAGCTTCATCGCCTAAGCAAGCATTATTTGCACGGTCATGGCTTCTTCTTTATCGGTAGAGATATCTTCTATCCGCTAGCACTTGAAGGTGCGCTAAAGCTTAAAGAGATTTCATATCTTCACGCCGAGGGCTATCCATCAGGCGAGATGAAGCACGGCCCTATCGCACTTGCAGATGAGAAGCTATTTACCATAGCGCTTATGCCTCAAAATTTACTCTATGAAAAGACAAAGAGCAATGTAGAAGAGCTTGCCGCAAGAGATGCTTACATCCTAGCTATAAGTCCACTTGAGTTTGAGCTAAGCGATGACTACGTAAAAACAAGCGCGCAAGATCACTATATGAGCGAATTTTTCGAGATGATGCTTGTACTTCAGCTACTTGCTCTTGAAATTTCTGTTAGACTTGGCAACAACGTCGATATGCCAAGGAACCTCGCAAAAAGCGTAACTGTCGAATAA
- a CDS encoding gamma-glutamyl phosphate reductase yields MKFLAILFCSLTFLFAMSYEKKVEARLCGLINQREMAKIYGDIRSIDSFDKKIESYKFRNGIEKFDEDSCRANGYYPVDPNYAPYPPNYRPYYRNEYERYDRFQRGYRGGYYNDDDYDDGFERGYRRGYKDARRDYRLGR; encoded by the coding sequence ATGAAATTTTTAGCCATTTTATTTTGTTCATTGACTTTTTTGTTTGCTATGAGTTATGAAAAAAAAGTTGAAGCTAGGCTTTGTGGTCTTATAAATCAAAGAGAAATGGCTAAAATTTATGGCGATATAAGAAGCATTGATAGCTTTGACAAAAAAATAGAAAGCTACAAATTTCGCAACGGAATAGAAAAATTTGACGAGGATAGTTGCCGTGCAAATGGCTACTATCCTGTTGATCCAAACTATGCGCCATATCCGCCTAACTACCGCCCATACTATCGAAATGAGTACGAAAGATATGATAGATTTCAGCGTGGTTACCGCGGAGGCTACTATAACGATGACGACTATGATGATGGTTTTGAGCGTGGATATAGACGTGGTTATAAGGATGCTAGAAGAGACTATAGGCTAGGTAGATAA
- a CDS encoding DUF4172 domain-containing protein, giving the protein MRQHPNYPNFSFDKRVIDTLTNKLEQDHKNLKELTSNISRDDLLKVQISALEDEIISSSLIGGERLKRSSIRS; this is encoded by the coding sequence ATACGACAACATCCCAACTACCCAAATTTTTCTTTCGACAAAAGAGTAATAGACACCCTTACAAATAAGCTAGAGCAAGACCATAAAAATTTAAAAGAGCTAACAAGCAATATCAGCAGAGACGATCTTTTAAAGGTGCAAATTAGTGCACTTGAAGATGAAATAATAAGTTCATCTCTCATAGGGGGCGAAAGGCTTAAAAGATCAAGCATTCGCTCGTAG
- a CDS encoding Fic family protein: protein MHPYDDGNGRITRALAHYFLREDGVKPFSISSII, encoded by the coding sequence ATCCATCCTTATGATGACGGTAATGGACGCATAACAAGGGCTTTGGCGCACTACTTTTTAAGAGAAGATGGTGTTAAGCCATTTTCTATCTCTAGCATTATTTAA